From Tiliqua scincoides isolate rTilSci1 chromosome 2, rTilSci1.hap2, whole genome shotgun sequence, the proteins below share one genomic window:
- the LOC136642041 gene encoding uncharacterized protein — MAPWIKLSIAKPLPTINEALEDLPEDKTNSSKGNVCLSPDSCTGEDYLQSICQLARPAFPLPSESKHKGIDKRAMLYSGHRASNRPETPQMVPKYKLTDSLPNLVLPGKNGFIFDHVQTYSSSRADPLEELYTESQKTHQWRCLDGNENTSIDSSPHSCRGTSLAMPPEKMRADLAVIGFPRLPSPRPMQRETSCPDLKSLRNEGKMPSLQTAPHQKEKDPLMINGKSIWLYVPRENPLGAQMLRSPQRGQQPLNVTSSLDKEQLKSYTLNKNVKRKVGSKDSCLGHFYTDPKATSRHWISEYQCAWKEAKVRAGLLPAIAEA; from the coding sequence atggctccctggataAAACTGAGCATAGCAAAGCCTCTCCCAACCATAAATGAAGCCCTTGAGGATCTACCAGAAGACAAAACCAACAGTTCAAAAGGAAATGTCTGCCTGAGCCCCGATTCTTGTACTGGCGAAGACTACCTTCAATCTATCTGCCAACTGGCAAGACCTGCTTTTCCACTACCATCAGAGAGTAAGCATAAAGGCATAGACAAGCGGGCAATGCTGTATTCTGGTCACAGAGCCTCAAACAGGCCCGAAACACCCCAAATGGTCCCCAAATACAAACTAACTGACTCTCTTCCTAATTTGGTGTTGCCAGGAAAGAATGGCTTCATCTTCGATCATGTCCAGACCTACTCCAGCTCTAGGGCAGACCCTTTGGAAGAACTGTATACAGAATCTCAGAAGACTCATCAGTGGAGATGTTTGGATGGCAATGAAAACACTAGTATTGACTCTTCACCACACAGCTGCCGTGGCACCAGTCTAGCCATGCCTCCAGAAAAAATGAGAGCTGACCTAGCAGTCATTGGGTTCCCCAGGCTTCCCTCCCCAAGACCAATGCAGAGAGAAACCAGCTGCCCAGACTTAAAGAGTCTGAGAAATGAAGGGAAGATGCCATCTCTGCAGACTGCTCCGCATCAGAAAGAAAAGGACCCTCTAATGATTAATGGTAAATCCATCTGGCTTTACGTACCCAGAGAAAACCCACTGGGTGCCCAAATGCTGAGATCTCCACAAAGAGGGCAACAGCCTCTGAATGTCACTTCATCTCTTGACAAAGAGCAACTGAAGTCCTACACTTTGAACAAGAATGTGAAGAGAAAAGTGGGTAGCAAGGATAGCTGTTTGGGACACTTCTATACTGACCCCAAAGCCACAAGCCGCCACTGGATTTCTGAATACCAATGTGCTTGGAAAGAAGCAAAGGTAAGAGCCGGCCTGCTCCCTGCCATTGCTGAAGCATGA